One Roseimaritima multifibrata DNA window includes the following coding sequences:
- a CDS encoding Gfo/Idh/MocA family protein, protein MTVGFGVVGCGMIANFHARALADAAGAELVACTSSRLAKAEEFAKEHGGKPYDSLEAMLADPRVDAITICTPSGSHLDPAVAAAAAGKHVFVEKPLEITLERCDQIIQACEKANVKLGVAFQSRFHESSQMMKKAVEEGRFGKITMGDAYVKWYRSQEYYDSGAWRGTWEFDGGGALMNQAIHTIDLLSWVMGPIVEISAFTSTLAHERIEVEDVAVATLRFANGALGVIEATTASYPGSLKRIEISGSEGAAVLEEEDIKSWEFVNATDDDERIRTELAGKTSSGGGAADPSAIGHHGHTELFNDFVRAIQEDGTPAVCGSEGRRSVEIIRAIYESAKTGRTVKLNA, encoded by the coding sequence ATGACCGTCGGTTTTGGTGTCGTTGGATGTGGCATGATCGCTAATTTTCACGCTCGAGCCCTCGCGGATGCTGCCGGGGCCGAATTGGTCGCGTGCACAAGTTCGCGGCTTGCGAAAGCTGAAGAATTTGCCAAAGAACATGGTGGCAAACCCTACGATTCGCTGGAAGCGATGTTGGCTGACCCACGTGTCGATGCGATCACGATCTGCACCCCTAGTGGTAGCCACCTGGATCCTGCCGTGGCCGCAGCGGCTGCGGGCAAACATGTGTTTGTCGAAAAGCCGCTTGAAATCACCCTGGAACGCTGCGATCAGATCATTCAAGCCTGCGAGAAAGCGAATGTGAAACTGGGGGTCGCCTTTCAAAGTCGTTTCCATGAATCGTCGCAGATGATGAAAAAAGCGGTCGAGGAAGGCCGTTTTGGAAAGATCACGATGGGGGATGCGTATGTGAAGTGGTACCGCAGCCAAGAGTACTACGACAGCGGAGCTTGGCGTGGGACCTGGGAATTTGATGGCGGCGGTGCATTGATGAACCAGGCCATTCATACGATCGATTTGCTTTCTTGGGTGATGGGCCCGATCGTCGAAATTTCAGCGTTCACCAGCACTTTGGCACATGAACGGATCGAAGTCGAAGACGTCGCAGTCGCCACCCTGCGGTTCGCGAACGGCGCCCTCGGAGTGATCGAAGCGACCACGGCTTCCTATCCCGGCAGCCTGAAACGGATCGAAATCAGTGGCAGTGAAGGGGCGGCGGTCCTGGAAGAAGAAGACATCAAATCGTGGGAATTTGTGAACGCAACGGACGATGACGAGCGAATTCGTACGGAACTTGCCGGCAAGACATCTTCCGGTGGTGGAGCCGCAGACCCGTCAGCCATCGGGCATCACGGACATACCGAACTGTTCAACGATTTTGTACGAGCCATTCAGGAAGACGGGACTCCGGCTGTCTGTGGTAGCGAGGGACGCCGCAGCGTCGAAATTATCCGCGCGATCTACGAATCGGCTAAAACAGGCCGGACGGTGAAATTGAACGCTTAG
- a CDS encoding SMP-30/gluconolactonase/LRE family protein produces the protein MTDPNQITATRLYRSPDPKMRFLPEGPYPLGEGRFSWVSIQLGGDSKEGALNVLDLESGNHRSHRLPGRPGFAFPCDDQKHFIVGCERQIGLFNPVDGIWSPLVAAIDSAVDNTIVNDGVVFEDNLLFGMKDLEFATKKAGLYLFRGSDRKLIQLRDDQICSNGKAVVREGENVWLYDIDSPTREIVRYRLDIEAGKVSERTVVVDLTADPAVPDGMILTPDGQSLIVAMFHPGQPEFGQTRQYGLKTGQLERTWKTPGSPQNTCPNLVANQGKVYLVITTAAEHMSPEQLAAAPEAGSLFVAETDFESTGSVPEYPTPALDDPAM, from the coding sequence ATGACGGACCCCAACCAAATCACCGCCACACGCCTTTATCGATCTCCTGATCCAAAAATGCGTTTTTTGCCCGAAGGACCTTACCCGCTTGGGGAAGGACGCTTCAGTTGGGTGTCGATTCAGTTGGGTGGAGATTCGAAGGAGGGGGCGTTGAATGTCCTGGATCTGGAATCGGGAAACCATCGCTCGCATCGGCTTCCCGGCCGTCCAGGTTTTGCGTTCCCATGCGATGACCAAAAGCACTTCATTGTTGGGTGTGAACGCCAAATTGGTTTGTTCAATCCCGTTGATGGAATTTGGAGCCCCCTTGTTGCGGCGATCGATTCGGCTGTCGACAACACCATTGTTAACGATGGAGTCGTCTTCGAAGACAACCTGCTGTTTGGGATGAAGGATCTAGAATTCGCAACCAAAAAAGCTGGATTGTATCTGTTCCGGGGATCGGATCGAAAACTGATTCAGTTGCGTGACGACCAGATCTGCAGTAATGGCAAAGCGGTCGTCCGAGAAGGCGAGAACGTTTGGTTGTATGACATCGATTCGCCGACTCGAGAAATCGTTCGTTACCGTCTGGATATCGAAGCCGGGAAAGTGAGCGAGCGGACCGTTGTTGTCGATCTGACCGCCGACCCTGCGGTTCCCGATGGAATGATTTTGACCCCCGATGGGCAATCCTTGATCGTGGCGATGTTCCATCCTGGTCAGCCCGAATTTGGGCAGACCCGTCAGTATGGGTTGAAAACCGGGCAACTGGAGCGAACTTGGAAGACTCCGGGGTCTCCACAAAATACATGTCCAAATTTGGTCGCCAATCAAGGGAAAGTCTACTTGGTTATCACGACGGCCGCCGAACACATGAGTCCCGAACAACTTGCTGCGGCTCCGGAAGCTGGCAGTTTGTTTGTTGCCGAAACCGATTTTGAATCGACCGGCTCTGTTCCTGAATACCCAACGCCTGCTTTGGACGATCCGGCGATGTAG
- a CDS encoding M16 family metallopeptidase — protein sequence MAASSVSDSATFQQATLPNGLRIAAEIVPAAYTAAFGYFVRSGARDETDLESGLSHFLEHMVFKGTARRTAAEVNRELDELGGQSNAYTSEEQTVYYGTVLPKYQHRKVELLTDLMRPTLLDADFQTERMVILEEIAKYEDQPPFGAFERSMESRYGLSGLGRRVLGTTESIEAMTPELMRAYFEQRYQPSNMVLAASGNVDFDALVQQATELTADWPTLPVPSKLLYPAPERSPGPLEPLSTKPVDNALAYVVRHANAPNALSDDRIAMRLLSTILGDDGSSRLFWELIDTGRAEAAATWTQEFLDSGLMFLYLSCAPEDVDSNLRLIDEVLERVRRDGVEKDELERAIRKTTAAAIMQSERPGSRLFSVGANWLTRNEYVGLDEIIARYEAVSVDSIQQLIQNYSMETITEVRS from the coding sequence TTGGCCGCTTCATCGGTTTCTGACAGTGCTACATTTCAGCAGGCAACGCTTCCCAACGGTTTGCGAATTGCAGCGGAGATTGTGCCAGCGGCGTACACCGCTGCGTTCGGCTATTTCGTGCGGAGCGGGGCGAGGGATGAAACCGATTTGGAATCGGGGCTAAGCCATTTCCTCGAACATATGGTCTTCAAAGGGACGGCTCGTCGGACCGCGGCCGAAGTGAACCGGGAACTGGATGAACTGGGGGGCCAATCGAATGCCTATACCAGCGAAGAACAGACGGTTTATTACGGGACGGTGTTGCCAAAATATCAACACCGCAAGGTTGAATTGCTGACCGATTTGATGCGGCCTACTTTGCTGGATGCCGATTTTCAAACCGAACGGATGGTGATTTTGGAAGAGATCGCCAAGTACGAGGATCAGCCTCCGTTTGGGGCGTTTGAACGTTCGATGGAATCCCGCTACGGGCTGAGCGGATTGGGACGTCGAGTCCTAGGGACTACCGAGTCGATTGAAGCGATGACGCCAGAGTTGATGCGAGCTTATTTCGAGCAGCGTTATCAACCGAGCAACATGGTCTTGGCCGCATCGGGGAACGTAGATTTTGACGCTCTGGTTCAGCAGGCAACCGAATTGACGGCGGACTGGCCCACTCTGCCAGTGCCCAGCAAACTGCTCTATCCAGCTCCAGAGCGTTCCCCTGGACCGCTTGAACCGTTGTCGACCAAGCCGGTCGACAATGCATTGGCGTATGTCGTGCGACATGCAAATGCGCCGAATGCGCTTTCGGACGATCGAATCGCGATGCGTTTGCTTTCGACCATCTTGGGCGATGATGGGAGTAGCCGCTTGTTTTGGGAATTGATCGACACGGGAAGAGCCGAAGCGGCTGCAACGTGGACGCAAGAGTTCCTCGACAGTGGGCTGATGTTCTTGTATCTGTCGTGTGCTCCGGAAGACGTCGACAGCAATCTGCGATTGATCGATGAGGTTCTGGAACGCGTGCGTCGTGATGGAGTCGAGAAGGACGAACTAGAGCGTGCGATTCGCAAAACAACCGCGGCGGCGATCATGCAAAGTGAACGCCCCGGAAGTCGGCTCTTTTCGGTGGGGGCAAACTGGTTGACCCGCAACGAGTACGTCGGTCTGGACGAGATCATCGCGCGTTACGAAGCGGTTAGCGTCGATAGCATCCAGCAATTGATCCAAAATTACAGCATGGAAACGATCACCGAAGTCCGTTCGTAA
- a CDS encoding polyhydroxyalkanoic acid system family protein — translation MPAFKTEVPHSLSQEDARERVDQMKDSIHEQYPGLVSDLSSEWNENTLSLQFSVYGFKIQSALEVHVECVIVNGNIPLAALPFKGKVQQTIGDKLSELLG, via the coding sequence ATGCCAGCCTTTAAAACCGAAGTTCCCCACAGCTTAAGCCAAGAAGATGCAAGGGAACGGGTCGATCAAATGAAAGATTCGATTCACGAGCAGTACCCTGGATTGGTCAGCGACCTCTCCAGCGAATGGAACGAGAACACTCTTTCGTTGCAGTTCAGTGTTTACGGATTCAAGATCCAATCCGCCCTCGAAGTGCATGTTGAATGCGTCATCGTCAACGGAAACATCCCCTTGGCGGCCCTGCCTTTTAAAGGAAAAGTCCAACAGACCATCGGAGACAAACTTTCCGAATTGTTGGGATAG
- the leuS gene encoding leucine--tRNA ligase, with the protein MPRYTPSEIEPRWQAYWEQNRTFATPESPGPTKRYVLDMFPYPSGEGLHVGHPEGYTATDIVSRFARMKGETVLHPMGFDAFGLPAEEHAIKTGEHPRIQTEKNIAEFTRQLKMLGFSYDWDRAIATTDPGYVRWTQWIFTVLYDTWFDPEQNKGRPISELPIPAEIAAAGETAIETYQAEFRLAYETEAPVNWCDALGTVLANEEVIDGKSERGGHPVRRLPLRQWMLRITAYAERLLSGLENLDWPGGIKTLQQDWIGRSTGAEVDFFIGKETDFADWKKSRAGKPMPTELAEDALRVYTTRPDTLFGATYMVVAPEHPAVDRLTTPAAAADVQKYRDAAAFKSERERTQGEREKTGVFTGSFAINPVNGKPVPIWIADYVMASYGTGAIMAVPAHDERDFEFARQFALPVIAVVDPPADLENREDILAGKACFAGTGLAINSGSFDGQETTQVKATVTQDLETAGLGKSAINYKLRDWLFSRQRFWGEPFPVLHEIDSDGKDTGRKRTVPTGDLPVQLPELADFRPHGRPEPMLEKADQSWLQVELDGKRYRRETNTMPQWAGSCWYFLRYIDPTNDTCLIDPDKERAWMPVDLYVGGAEHAVLHLLYSRFWHKVLFDRGHVHCDEPFQKLINQGMILGEAELTVFQTEAGAYVSPADVRRSEEGPTAPDGSPVHPVSVQDTDVEKQGDNLVLAAEPEIRVESRSFKMSKSRGNVVNPDVVVKEYGADSLRLYEMFMGPLEATKPWSMAGVGGVRNFLDRSWRMIVDKDAEQIELSAAITDKECTEAQNRQLHKTIRSVSEDIESLSFNTAIARMMEFVNFFTREKQRPRAAMQSFVLLLSPFAPHIAEELWEILGNKKTLAYEAWPEWDEAALIETTVEIPVQINGKVRTKLVVAADIKKEDLQAQVMELEKIQEATAGKQIVKTIVVPGRLVNIVVKG; encoded by the coding sequence ATGCCCCGTTACACCCCCTCAGAAATCGAACCTCGCTGGCAGGCCTACTGGGAACAGAATCGCACCTTTGCGACTCCCGAATCGCCTGGGCCCACCAAACGCTATGTTTTGGACATGTTCCCTTACCCCAGCGGCGAGGGACTTCATGTAGGCCACCCCGAAGGATACACGGCAACCGATATCGTTTCTCGGTTCGCACGTATGAAGGGTGAAACGGTTCTGCACCCAATGGGTTTTGATGCCTTTGGGCTGCCAGCTGAAGAACATGCGATCAAGACGGGAGAACATCCCCGAATCCAAACCGAAAAAAACATCGCCGAATTCACTCGCCAACTGAAAATGTTGGGGTTCAGTTACGACTGGGATCGCGCGATCGCAACGACCGATCCGGGCTACGTCCGCTGGACTCAGTGGATTTTCACGGTTCTCTACGACACCTGGTTCGATCCCGAACAAAACAAAGGTCGGCCGATCAGTGAATTGCCGATCCCCGCCGAAATTGCAGCCGCCGGCGAAACGGCAATCGAGACCTACCAAGCGGAATTTCGCTTGGCGTACGAAACGGAAGCCCCTGTCAATTGGTGCGACGCCCTGGGAACCGTGCTTGCCAACGAAGAAGTGATCGACGGAAAAAGCGAGCGAGGGGGACACCCCGTTCGGCGACTGCCGCTTCGCCAGTGGATGTTGCGAATCACCGCCTACGCCGAACGGCTGCTGTCGGGTTTAGAAAACCTTGATTGGCCGGGCGGAATCAAAACGCTCCAACAAGATTGGATCGGGCGCAGCACGGGTGCCGAAGTCGATTTTTTCATCGGGAAAGAAACCGATTTTGCCGACTGGAAAAAATCGCGTGCAGGCAAACCAATGCCCACCGAACTGGCTGAAGATGCCCTGCGGGTCTATACGACTCGTCCCGACACGTTGTTTGGCGCCACCTACATGGTGGTCGCTCCAGAACATCCAGCGGTCGATCGCCTGACCACCCCCGCAGCGGCAGCCGATGTCCAGAAGTATCGCGACGCGGCCGCTTTCAAAAGCGAGCGTGAACGGACACAAGGCGAACGGGAGAAAACCGGCGTCTTCACCGGAAGCTTCGCAATCAATCCGGTCAACGGCAAACCGGTTCCCATCTGGATCGCCGACTACGTCATGGCCAGCTACGGCACGGGAGCCATCATGGCTGTCCCCGCCCATGATGAACGCGATTTCGAATTCGCACGTCAATTCGCTTTACCCGTCATCGCCGTTGTCGATCCTCCTGCCGATCTAGAGAACCGCGAAGACATCTTGGCGGGCAAAGCTTGCTTTGCCGGTACGGGCTTGGCAATCAACAGTGGATCGTTTGACGGCCAGGAAACAACGCAAGTCAAAGCAACCGTCACGCAAGACCTGGAAACCGCGGGCCTGGGCAAATCCGCCATCAACTACAAACTGCGTGACTGGCTGTTCAGCCGCCAACGATTCTGGGGCGAACCCTTCCCGGTCCTCCACGAAATCGATAGCGACGGCAAAGATACCGGTCGCAAACGGACCGTCCCGACGGGCGACCTTCCGGTACAGCTTCCCGAATTGGCAGACTTTCGGCCACACGGCCGGCCGGAACCGATGTTGGAGAAAGCGGACCAAAGCTGGCTGCAGGTCGAACTGGATGGGAAACGCTACCGCCGCGAAACCAACACGATGCCTCAATGGGCTGGTTCCTGTTGGTATTTTTTGCGGTACATCGATCCAACGAATGACACCTGCCTGATCGATCCCGACAAAGAACGGGCTTGGATGCCTGTCGACTTGTATGTGGGTGGAGCCGAGCACGCGGTATTGCACCTGTTGTATTCGCGATTCTGGCACAAAGTCTTGTTCGACCGTGGCCACGTCCACTGCGACGAACCTTTCCAAAAACTGATCAACCAGGGGATGATCCTCGGCGAAGCGGAATTGACCGTTTTTCAAACCGAAGCGGGAGCGTACGTTTCGCCCGCAGATGTTCGCCGCAGTGAAGAAGGTCCGACTGCCCCCGACGGCAGCCCCGTCCATCCGGTTTCCGTCCAGGATACCGATGTGGAAAAGCAAGGCGACAACCTTGTCTTGGCCGCCGAACCGGAAATCCGCGTGGAAAGCCGCTCCTTCAAAATGTCAAAAAGCCGCGGCAACGTAGTGAATCCCGACGTGGTCGTCAAAGAGTACGGTGCGGACAGTCTCCGTTTGTACGAAATGTTCATGGGCCCGCTGGAAGCCACCAAACCGTGGAGCATGGCAGGGGTCGGCGGAGTTCGCAATTTCCTGGACCGAAGCTGGCGAATGATCGTCGACAAAGACGCCGAGCAAATTGAATTGTCCGCTGCGATCACCGACAAGGAATGCACCGAAGCTCAGAACCGGCAGTTACACAAAACGATTCGAAGTGTCAGCGAAGATATCGAATCGCTCAGCTTCAACACCGCTATCGCGCGCATGATGGAATTCGTCAATTTCTTCACCCGCGAGAAACAGCGGCCTCGCGCTGCAATGCAGTCCTTCGTGCTTCTCTTGTCGCCGTTTGCTCCACATATCGCAGAGGAACTTTGGGAGATCTTGGGCAACAAGAAAACGTTGGCTTACGAAGCTTGGCCAGAGTGGGACGAAGCGGCCTTGATCGAAACGACCGTCGAAATTCCGGTTCAAATCAATGGCAAGGTACGCACAAAATTAGTCGTTGCCGCGGACATCAAAAAAGAGGACCTGCAAGCACAGGTGATGGAATTGGAAAAAATCCAAGAAGCAACGGCTGGAAAACAAATCGTTAAAACGATTGTTGTGCCTGGGCGTCTGGTAAACATCGTGGTCAAAGGGTAG
- the map gene encoding type I methionyl aminopeptidase, translating into MLRKRNKLQLTAAQRDSMRKAGRFNADLLDYLRPFITAGVTTGSIDDRVCEYTQKHGHRAATLGYQGYPKSCCTSINDVICHGIPNEYVLQDGDIVNVDLTSVVDGWFGDQSETFLIGEVSDEARAVTQCSFDCLYMAIEALEPGCPVSVIGETVVREAQARGFSVVREYVGHGLGRAFHQDPSIPHFPNRQSRIDRLLPGICFTVEPMINAGTRYAKPVDKADGWTVRTKDGKLSAQFEHSVLMTETGPEILTLTQDGPRRGHRF; encoded by the coding sequence ATGCTGAGAAAACGAAACAAACTACAACTGACCGCTGCCCAACGGGATTCCATGCGGAAAGCAGGACGCTTTAACGCGGATTTGCTGGATTATCTTCGACCCTTTATTACCGCCGGTGTTACCACCGGCTCGATCGACGATCGAGTCTGCGAGTATACCCAGAAGCATGGGCATCGGGCGGCGACGCTCGGCTATCAGGGGTATCCCAAGTCTTGCTGTACAAGCATTAACGACGTGATTTGCCACGGGATTCCCAACGAATATGTCCTCCAGGATGGGGATATCGTGAATGTCGATTTGACCAGTGTCGTGGATGGCTGGTTCGGGGATCAAAGCGAAACCTTTTTGATTGGCGAAGTTTCCGACGAAGCTCGTGCCGTGACGCAGTGCTCCTTCGATTGCCTTTACATGGCCATCGAAGCTCTGGAACCTGGGTGCCCGGTAAGTGTGATCGGTGAAACCGTTGTGCGTGAGGCTCAGGCCCGCGGATTTTCAGTGGTGCGCGAATATGTGGGGCACGGGCTGGGGCGTGCCTTTCACCAAGATCCTTCGATTCCTCATTTTCCCAATCGCCAAAGCCGAATCGATCGGTTGTTGCCCGGAATCTGTTTTACCGTCGAGCCGATGATCAACGCCGGGACGCGGTATGCCAAACCTGTCGATAAGGCGGATGGCTGGACCGTTCGCACCAAAGACGGAAAATTGTCCGCTCAGTTCGAGCATTCGGTCTTGATGACCGAAACCGGCCCAGAGATTCTGACGTTGACGCAAGATGGTCCCCGTCGAGGGCATCGGTTCTAA
- a CDS encoding amino acid kinase family protein, giving the protein MKQAVVHRRVIKLGGSLLAAPDLVSRIQSWLNRQPKANENLWIIGGGEIVEGLRVYDQIHLLDPVAMHWRCVRQMRSTFEILAELFPAWTQITSEAEFSAACSRGRFAPQTLIAADTFFTPANDGHLPADWTTTSDSIAAFLAQQTDAEELVLLKSCEISAQATIAELVANGTIDQAFLFASKGLPLVRAEALEG; this is encoded by the coding sequence GTGAAGCAGGCAGTCGTACACCGACGAGTCATCAAGCTGGGAGGGAGTTTGCTCGCTGCGCCCGACTTGGTGTCGCGAATTCAAAGCTGGCTGAATAGACAGCCGAAAGCTAACGAAAACCTGTGGATCATCGGTGGCGGAGAAATCGTGGAAGGTCTTCGGGTGTACGATCAAATTCACCTGCTTGATCCGGTTGCGATGCATTGGCGTTGTGTGCGCCAGATGCGGTCAACGTTCGAGATCCTCGCCGAATTGTTTCCTGCTTGGACGCAAATTACCAGCGAAGCTGAATTTAGTGCGGCTTGCAGTCGGGGGCGGTTTGCACCGCAAACATTGATCGCGGCCGACACATTCTTTACGCCGGCCAACGACGGTCATCTGCCAGCAGACTGGACGACGACCAGTGATTCCATCGCAGCTTTCTTGGCACAGCAGACCGATGCGGAGGAGCTTGTGTTGCTGAAATCGTGTGAGATTTCGGCCCAAGCGACGATCGCTGAATTGGTTGCCAACGGGACGATCGATCAGGCTTTCTTGTTCGCATCCAAAGGGCTTCCCTTGGTCCGAGCCGAAGCATTAGAGGGCTAG
- the gatB gene encoding Asp-tRNA(Asn)/Glu-tRNA(Gln) amidotransferase subunit GatB, with amino-acid sequence MSERLDDGRFPHKIVIGLEVHAQLKTQTKLFCRCSAQFGAAPNTQVCPVCLGLPGALPVLNEEAISLAIVTGLALNCTIPPLTKWDRKQYFYPDLPKGYQISQFDLPICAEGYLDITDPENDEETRRIGLFRAHLEEDAGKSMHDETSGRDFTRIDLNRCGTPLLEIVSKPELRSAAEAKNYLTELRLLLRHLKVSDCEMQEGSLRVDANVNLHIDKDNQRIATPIVEVKNMNSFRAVERAIEFEAIRQYQEWEDTGITIETMGKRTFGWNDATETTFVQREKEESADYRYFPDPDLLPVQIPKEQVEAVRQAMGELPAETRERFQTQHGLAPYDADVLVNQGPAMVGFFETAAGIAKAPKRVSSWIQQDVMRTLKEQQIDLEDFPIQAETLGELLGEVQAGKLDNNRARDVFQHLLANGGTVAEATKSLGIEAVDDNELDTICDQLLAANPQVIEDVQGGKPQAIGSLIGQAKKINPNINPGQLRQTLLQKIAEA; translated from the coding sequence GTGAGCGAGCGATTAGATGACGGACGTTTTCCCCACAAGATTGTGATCGGGCTGGAAGTCCATGCCCAACTGAAAACGCAAACGAAATTGTTCTGCAGGTGCAGCGCCCAATTCGGAGCCGCCCCCAACACGCAGGTCTGCCCGGTCTGCCTCGGCTTGCCCGGAGCCCTGCCGGTCTTGAACGAAGAGGCGATCTCCTTAGCAATCGTCACGGGGTTAGCCCTAAACTGCACGATCCCGCCTCTGACGAAATGGGATCGCAAGCAATACTTCTATCCCGACCTTCCCAAGGGATACCAGATCAGCCAATTCGATCTGCCGATCTGTGCCGAAGGTTACCTTGACATTACCGACCCGGAAAATGACGAGGAAACCAGACGAATCGGACTCTTCCGAGCACATCTGGAAGAGGACGCCGGCAAGAGCATGCACGACGAAACCTCGGGGCGTGACTTTACGCGGATCGACTTGAATCGCTGCGGTACTCCGCTGCTAGAAATCGTCAGCAAACCAGAACTGCGTTCCGCCGCTGAAGCGAAAAACTATCTAACCGAACTACGTTTGCTGCTCAGACACCTAAAAGTTTCTGACTGCGAAATGCAGGAAGGCAGCTTGCGCGTCGACGCAAATGTGAACCTGCACATCGATAAAGACAACCAGCGGATTGCGACGCCGATCGTCGAAGTCAAGAACATGAACAGCTTCCGAGCTGTCGAACGGGCGATCGAATTCGAAGCCATTCGCCAATACCAAGAATGGGAAGATACGGGCATCACGATTGAAACGATGGGCAAACGCACCTTCGGCTGGAATGACGCCACCGAAACCACGTTTGTACAGCGGGAAAAAGAAGAATCCGCCGATTACCGCTATTTCCCAGACCCCGATTTGCTACCGGTGCAAATCCCCAAGGAACAGGTCGAAGCCGTTCGCCAAGCGATGGGTGAACTGCCCGCCGAAACCCGCGAACGATTCCAAACCCAACACGGCCTTGCCCCCTACGACGCCGATGTGCTGGTAAACCAAGGCCCTGCGATGGTCGGATTTTTCGAAACCGCAGCAGGCATCGCCAAGGCTCCCAAACGCGTCAGCTCATGGATCCAGCAAGATGTCATGCGGACCCTGAAAGAACAGCAAATCGACCTGGAAGATTTCCCCATCCAAGCGGAAACGCTGGGCGAATTGCTAGGAGAAGTCCAAGCGGGCAAACTGGACAACAACCGAGCCAGGGACGTTTTCCAGCACCTCCTCGCCAACGGCGGGACCGTAGCCGAAGCGACAAAATCGCTCGGCATTGAAGCGGTGGATGATAACGAACTGGACACCATCTGCGATCAATTGCTGGCCGCAAATCCGCAGGTCATCGAAGACGTGCAGGGCGGAAAACCGCAAGCTATCGGGTCCTTGATCGGGCAAGCAAAAAAGATCAATCCCAACATCAATCCCGGCCAGCTAAGACAAACGCTGCTGCAAAAGATCGCCGAAGCGTAG